The DNA window AGTAAGCAATCCAACGATTCATGATGGATCGTCGTTTGCAGGTTACGGTCATGAATCAAAGGTATTGAATTTGGCCCAACTCCTGTCTAGCATTGGGGGAGATTTTGTCCTTCAATGCTTTTTTTCTTGGATTGTGGTCTTGGATTGTGGATGGGGTGAGCAAGGCTATGTCGCTGATTGTGCAGAAATATGGTGGGACATCCGTTGGAACGGTCGAACGGATCCAAGCGGTTGCCAAACGTGTCCAGAAAACCGTGGTCCAAGGGCATTCGGTGGTGGTGGTGGTCTCTGCCATGGGCAAAACCACTGATGGATTGGTGAAACTCGCCCACGATATCTCTGCCCAGCCCAGCCGCCGCGAAATGGATATGCTGCTCTCTACAGGCGAGCAGGTCTCGATCGCCCTCTTGAGCATGGCGCTTCAGGAATTGGGGCAACCGGCCATTTCTCTCACAGGGGCGCAGGTGGGCATTGTCACCGAGGCAGAGCATACCCGAGCCCGCATTCTCAACATTGACCCAGAGCGAGTTGAGCGCTGTTTGCTTGACGGTAAGGTCGTTGTGGTTGCCGGCTTTCAAGGCATCAGCAACAGCACAGATTTAGAAATTACTACCTTAGGGCGGGGCGGATCCGACACCTCCGCCGTGGCCCTAGCCGCCGCGCTGCGGGCCGATGTTTGCGAGATCTATACCGACGTGCCGGGTATTTTGACTACCGATCCGCGCTTGGTGCCCGATGCTCAGCTCATGGATGAAATCACCTGCGATGAAATGCTAGAGCTGGCCAGCCTTGGAGCCAAGGTCTTGCATCCTCGGGCCGTGGAAATTGCCCGGAACTATGGGGTCATGCTGGTGGTGCGCTCTAGCTGGACGGATGAACCGGGCACCAGGGTTGTCTCACCGTTCAACGAAGGGCGATCGCTAGAGGGCTTAGAAATCGCCCATCCTGTCGATGCCGTAGAACTCGATACCAACCAAGCCAAGGTTGCCTTACTGCGCGTGCCAGATCATCCAGGCATTGCCGCTCGTCTCTTCGGAGAAATTGCCCTGCAGGATTTGGATGTGGATCTGGTCATTCAGTCCATCCATGAGGGCAACACCAACGATATTGCCTTTACCGTCACCCAGTCGTCCCTGAATCAAGCCGAAGCGGTGGCCGAAGCGATCGCTCCCTCCCTCCGCAGTCATGACGCTGCCTTAGATGAAGCCGAGGTGATGGTACAGGCACAGATGGCGAAGGTGAGTATTGCCGGAGCCGGCATGATTGGCCGCCCCGGTGTGGCGGCGCAGATGTTCACCACCTTAGCCAAGGCAGGAGTGAACATTCAAATGATTTCCACCTCGGAAGTGAAAGTGAGCTGTGCGATCGCCCGAGACGACTGCGATCGCGCCGTGGAAGCCCTCTGTGATGCCTTCCATATCGCCAGTTCGACCCTAGCCTCCCATTCCTCAACCCCCGTCCCTGAAGCGGATTTTCCCCCGGTACGCGGGGCTGCCCTCGATCGCAATCAGGCCCGCTTAGCCGTGCGCTCTGTTCCCGATCGCCCCGGCATGGCCGCCCAGATCTTCACGCGCTTGGCCCATCATGGCGTCAGTGTAGACATGATCATTCAGTCCCAGCGATGTCGTCTTCTAGACGGGACGACCACCCGCGACATCGCCTTCACCGTCACTCAAGCCGATGCCGAGATGGCTCAACAGGTGCTGCGGGCCGATCAGGCGGAGCTAGGCTATGGAGAAGTGCTCGTTGATCCAGCGATCGCCAAGGTGAGTGTGGTGGGCATGGGCATGGTTCATCGTCCT is part of the Candidatus Obscuribacterales bacterium genome and encodes:
- a CDS encoding aspartate kinase — protein: MSFNAFFLGLWSWIVDGVSKAMSLIVQKYGGTSVGTVERIQAVAKRVQKTVVQGHSVVVVVSAMGKTTDGLVKLAHDISAQPSRREMDMLLSTGEQVSIALLSMALQELGQPAISLTGAQVGIVTEAEHTRARILNIDPERVERCLLDGKVVVVAGFQGISNSTDLEITTLGRGGSDTSAVALAAALRADVCEIYTDVPGILTTDPRLVPDAQLMDEITCDEMLELASLGAKVLHPRAVEIARNYGVMLVVRSSWTDEPGTRVVSPFNEGRSLEGLEIAHPVDAVELDTNQAKVALLRVPDHPGIAARLFGEIALQDLDVDLVIQSIHEGNTNDIAFTVTQSSLNQAEAVAEAIAPSLRSHDAALDEAEVMVQAQMAKVSIAGAGMIGRPGVAAQMFTTLAKAGVNIQMISTSEVKVSCAIARDDCDRAVEALCDAFHIASSTLASHSSTPVPEADFPPVRGAALDRNQARLAVRSVPDRPGMAAQIFTRLAHHGVSVDMIIQSQRCRLLDGTTTRDIAFTVTQADAEMAQQVLRADQAELGYGEVLVDPAIAKVSVVGMGMVHRPGVAAKMFHALAQQGINIQMIATSEIKISCLVSEDEGVQALQAVHAAFGLSGSQRIQVPA